accaaaaagaaTATTCTGCACTCACTTagtttttatacttttcaattatatatatatatatatatatatatatatatatatatatagggttttgttaggttgagattatttagctaaattgagaaatgagatgcaatatagGCCACTCATCCAGAATATTTGTGAGATGTCAACagcatgtagtttatgtcaacagaggggcataattgtgattttattaattttttttattttttaatttatttttaatttatttttcgttttttttttaatttttttttcaactatatgtacaattaatgtcaactacacatcaaatgtcaacaactttattcaataaatactatttgacatgaattgtacatgtagttgacattatattgtgtagttaatatgaattgtatatgtaattgacatggattgtacacatagttgacattatatgtgtgtagttgacatgaattgtgtgtgtggttgacatggattgtacacatagttgacattatatgtgtgtagttgacatgaattgtatatgtagttgaaaaataaaaattttaaaaaataaaaaaataaataaaaaaacgaaaaaaaaaattaaaaaaaaaattaaataaaattaaaattaaataaaaataaaataaaaaataatttaaatttttttaaaaaaaattaataaaaaattaaaatttaaaatttaaaaaaatatttattgaataaaatttactatgatattaccattctgccctttcataattaattaatctaagaaaattttccatgtggaaaaatctggtccactcatttaataaaaatgagtggctgatattgcatctcatttctcaattagcataaaaaatctcaattgatcacaatcctatatatatatatatatatatatatatagagttgtgatcaatgtcgaaccattcttaaagaccgaactagagaccaaatttgggccactcatttttctttatctcatgattatgattaatttagaattaatttagtattttattaaataaagacgtttttaatttattttttttaaaaatttttaatatttttttaaaaaaattaattttaaatttttttttttttttttttttaaaatttttttttagaattttttttattcgataaaaacttgctggagtaaataatgaactatattcactacataatgaactaaatgaatgtatgttatgaagtaatttttcgcattcattatatactgaatttacttcaactgaaagataattatgtcataacattatgaagtaataaaataataaaatgaagtaataaactaatgaaatgaattaggaaactaatgaaatgaagtaataacataactgaatgaagtaataaactaacggaatgaagtaatagcatgactgaatgaagtaataaactaacggaatgaagtactaaactaatagaatgaagtaataacatgattgaatgaagtgataaactaaaggaatggagtaataaccctaaacccaactgaaagataattatgtcataacacattatgaagtaataaactaatggaatgaagtaataacatgactgaatgaagtaataaactaacggaatgaagtaataaactaacagaatgaagtaatagcatgaataaatgaagtaataaactaacggaatgaagtaatagcacgactgaatgaagtaataagctcataacaataacatgactgaatgaagtaataaactaacggaatgaagtaataaccctaaacccaactgaaagataattatgtcataacacattatgaagtaataaactaatggaatgaagtaatagcatgactgaatgaagtaataaactaacggaatgaagtaataaactaatagaatgaagtaatagcatgaataaatgaagtaataaactaacggaatgaagtaatagcacgactgaatgaagtaataagttcataacatacattcatttagttcattatgtagtgaatatagttcattatttactccagcaagtttttatcgaataaaaaaaaaaaaaaaaattttaaaaaaaaaaaaaattttaaaaaaaataaaaaaaaaaatctaaaaaaaaaaaaaaacgtttttatttaataaaatattaaattaattgtaaattaatcataaccataagattaagaaaaatgagtggccctaatttggtctctagttcggtctttaagggtggatttgtggttaataggactctatatatatatatatatataatcaattttatgattttcagCGTCCTTCTCTCTCCCCACTACTCGATTAATCTCCCACCAGCAATTCCTAAAACCTAATCGCCTTCTAAGTCGTCCCTCTCTGTACTCCTGTCACGACCGTAGCTGATTAAGGATAATCTAGCTCGGGGTACCGTGACTAAGGGGGGGGATAGAAGAAGAGGGGGAAAGAAGTGGGGGAAATGAGAAGAATAAAAGCCAAACGATACTTTAATATTCAAGATGAAATGAAGGAAACAGTACTTAACACAAGATACGCACGATCATGCAGACTCGAGCGGTTGTTCGTACATATTCAAATTAACGAGGTCtttaaacaaaatagaatatatcAGAGCTTAGATAAAAGAAACGTTGCCTTTAAAAAGGCACCGCGGAAGCAAAAGAACTCGGTTccatgtatggagacatgAACCTCCGAGAGTTTATTCTTGGTGGATCAACAACACTCACTTCACCCCgccaccgctcaacctgcacatttagaaatacatgcagggctgagtacaaaaagtactcagtgaacacattgccgaaatatacacatatacatttgaaaaattattgtcaAGCCATTATCACAGTAACACTCggggttttatttaaaagatccgagcttactaaaaatattcacattgGGCCCTTTTCCTGTACTTAGCCATATCTGATCATCTTGTGCCGTAGAGATGGTGTTCTCTCACGGTCACATCAACATTTTTGTGccgggaaggtggccaccttcctcGGTCACCAGACCTGCCCTCTGGCCATAGGTCTcctgtgtacactagtccaagtagggacaccaccctcacttggacccgaattcgattcacAAATCACTTGGCCTGACGCCAAAGTAAACAACAGATAGGCATCATACAAAacatttatggcaagacaacatcATTTGAAAATGAGCGACGAACATAACAaaatcatttgaaaataactttatttttatccacattagtatgtagGATAGAAAAGTTCACCTCGTACGCTTCCCGAGATTTTTAGGCGTTAAATCCTTGCTTCTCGGTGTTACACTCCTTGCGAGTTctcccccctttttttttgaaaaagaaaaataaatcgagctcttaaatttaaaaaaaaatatgtagaaATTTGAGAATGCACCTAACACTATACGTTCCTTCTATTAAATTCCACATCATAATAATTTGGCATATGTCCAGTTCACGTATTTAAGCTAGATTTTCACTAAGAGAAActatacttatttaattaatatgcataaAAGTTTAGTTGTACTCAACATAggccttttttttaaaaaaaaaaactaaaactctTTCGTTAAGAGCTATTAAATTGTAGcctaattaaataagtttaCGGAAGAGTTTCTGGGATCATTTCACTACAACAACTTATTCcctattttattacttcaagGGCCaagacaaataaataaaagagaccCATATAAAAAGGCTTTCCCTTTCCTCCTTCATCACTAAATCCCTAAATCACTCCACAAAATGGAACGACTCCCTCTTCATCTCACATCCGCCGCCGTCACTTCCAGCACTGCAGtccgccgccgtcgccggcGGAGgcttctccctctctctctctcctctcttctctccctctcGGCCTACTCCACACCGCCGCCGTCTCCGCAGCGAGAACGGCGATGCATCGCCACCACCGCGCGCAGCCACAACTACCGCCGTCATCTCCAGATCTCCCTCTCGTTCAGGTCAGCCGCCACCACGGAGGCTGCTGTCGCCTCGCGCAGCCCCATCCCCCGTCGCCTTCCCCTCCGAATGCATTGCTGCCGCCGCTGCGCATGCACAAGCGGCGGCCCCGGCATCTCCTCCACGCCGTTACTACACCGCCGGCCAGCCTCCCCACACTCTGCTATTACTGACACCCTTCTCCGACAACACCACAACCACCCTCTACTTTCCAAATCAGTAAGAACTTTATCCTAGGTGTTCTagatttttactttattaatttaggTGTAAAGTTCTTGTTGTTTAAAACATGTAGATGGATGAAAGTTGTGATTTTGGTGGTTGATTCGGGGATATGGAACTATTTATATTGACGGCGGAGTGCCGAAGCTCTCTGCCGAAGGTCAGGCAGGTTCATCTCCTAAGATAAGTGCATTTACTGTCTTATGTCAGCTCTTCTATTTCATTAGCATAGAGAAGTATTATTCTTAGCATGCTACTTGTGGATCTTGGTGATAGCTCATGTGATATTGATGTTGCCTAGTGCATCTACATAAGTCATAATCTTGAGTATGAATGTATGTATGTGCATGAGAGGGGGTGAAAAGGACTTTGGGCTTACCTTGGTCGGTGAAAGGTGCGTTGAGTTGTACGGCTTGACTAGGCTTGACTATCTGagcactctctctcttttattcCTTGTACCTCCTGAGATTTGTTGCTATGTGGAAAGTTGGATATTTGATAGTGATGGGTGGTTTGAAAATGAAGTTGGGGTTTATATACTTGCTAAATTTGAGCAAGTAGCAGGCCTCTTAAATGATCGCATCTCAGTCAAGATTTATTCGTTTTATCACCTATCTCACAATGGCAATTAGTATCTCTGCCAATATTTGGGTATTGTCTATGACAATTATACTCTTCATTAATTGTGTTGTCAGAAGTGTATATCCCCATTTGCAAATCCTACGGTCAAGGTATTCCATGTATTTGGTGGAATAACATGAGTCATTGATCCTTTACCATTGCATTAAATTACCCACTTGGTATGATCCTTCAAAGGATTTCGATTTGATGTGGGAATGAATCCCAGCCCTTCATCAAGTcaagtatttttttactccATTCTGGAATCCGGATTTGGGTTTGATCTTCTATCAAATCTATTAAagatttttattactattttactTATCTTACCCCTTCCAGTTTCTATTGTAGGAACAACTCTTGACAAGAGTCAGTGATGGTCTCTCGTCAACCTACCAAATTTCCTTGCCAAAATATACCTCAATTATGGAACGGTTGTCGAGGGTAGCATGTCTCAAATCTAATGTAATAGAATAGGATTTTGGTATTAGGCTTTTATCGAGCTTCTCGCGTATGTACTGGACAAACTTTCATTTGGATTTAGtatatttgcatatattatTCTCACGTGTGCCTTGGCTCGATCTCCAAACAGCCCAACGGTTGATTATTTATTACGAAGAGGGATATCGTTTATATCACAGCTATtctaatgtataattaattataacgaggctaaattttaataatattaatatcataaagCTTCGGCTCGTTACAACTCCATTACTCCAACTTCGACATTGTTGATTGCGTCTGGTGAAGGGGGCACTGTCTACAAGTCGTAGCTAGTTATCCGTCGCTATTGATTCCTACTCCAGTGCGAGAGGGTCAGGTGTAGATTTGATTTTCAGATCAAATATATGATAATCTGTGTATGCAATATTTTGATTGGTTATTGCTTCTAATGGATGGGTAATTGCTGCTGCAGTTTGGCAATTTATGAATTGTTAATTGCTTATTCGTTTGTTGCTTGATATTAGCTTAATAAATGCTTGATAATAGCATTATAATTGCTTGATTTACatattgttattttcacgcTTGTTATGCCTTAGTACTCGCTTGTTTATGCCTTAGTACTTGCTTGCTCTATGGTTGCTACATTTTGGATATGTAATTGCTTGCTGAGAAGTAGTAGCTAGTTAATACGTTATTATCTGATTGCTTTGTAGTTGGTAAATTTAGGTAATAAAAAGAATGACATTTCTGTGCTTAATAATATATGACATATTgcttgtttataatttataggaTGCTTGTTGTATAATTGACAAATGTGGGTTCTTATCCCAGATTGCTTGACTCATGTTTGATTAAGTGACTTTTGCTTGGTATGCCTGTTAATTGTTCAATacaattaattagatttgtaAGTTCTAGTTCAGTACTTTAGAATTGCTTGTCCATTGTGTTAGAATTGCTTTATACAATTAATTGGATTGATAATTGTTTGTTCGGTATTTTAGCATTGTTTGTCCAGTGTGTTAGAATTGCTTGATAAACGTATTGCTTGTTCGGtgtgttataattgcttgatAAGCATTGAAAATGTGGGTCAAAAGACAATTCTTGTTTAGTGTGTTATAATGGCCGAGAATGTGCTTGTTAATACATTAGTATTTAGCTATTTCGAATTGTATGCCCGCTGGAATTGCTTGATAAATGTATTGCTTGTTCAGCGTGGTAGAATTTCTTAATAAATCGGTTGCTTGTTCAGAGTGTTCGAATTGCTTGTTCAGCGTGGTAGAATTTCTTAATAAATTGGTTGCTTATTCAGAGTGTTCGAATTGCTTGTTCAGTATGTTCGAATTGCTTGTTCAATATATTGGAATTGCTTGTTCAAGATTATTAATTGCTCCTTTAATGTTCGATTTAATAAAACATTGAAAATGTGTGAAAATACACGTGTATAAATTGCTTACTAATGGATGGGAATGTGCATGATAAGTGTAATGGTTTACATCGTGCAACACATAACACAATTAAACAATGGCTAAGAGAGGAAGACAACTGCTGGCTCTGCAGAAGAGGAGGACTCTCGAAGGAAATCTATAGAAGCTCAAAAATAAGTTCATGGATGACGTAATGAGTACGACAATACGCCACTATGAAGAGGCGCAAAAGAAAGGACGTGTTGATGTTGAAAAGATGGTTGCAGAGTATCCCGGACCATGAATAGTGAATGATATTGTTTTAGGACAATGAACGTCACTGtgttttgtattaaatttttttgaataaactAATTCTTGATGGTCGATGATTGTTGGTTTCTTTTGGAGTATACATTGATGGTTTTTAGATTACTATTTTGTTTGGTGTAGACATTGAATGTTAAACACGCATAAGACATTATTTATAATGGTAAACAAATTTTGACATATTGGTAAGCAATGTCTACATGCGGTCTtccaatgaaataaaaatcttcTTCCACTCTTTTCCTCTTTTCAGTATCAGGCAAGGCCAGGGAGTTGCTCTCAACTCTTTCCCAAAATCTAGTATTACATCTGAAAACTGACATGCATTTTAATACCCATAAGTAAGCAATGTCACATATTTAAACAAGCAATATGGCATACAAAATCAATATGGGgaaatgaaaacaatcaatcaattaattacGATCATTCTTTAAATCTGAATtccatgaaatttaattacaaatacataaatttcatttgcAAGCTTATGAAATCAGAGAATTTCTTCAATCGTCTAGGAATCCCCAAACACTGACATGCAATTTAGTAAACATAAGCAAGCAATATAACATATTCAGTCAAGCAATCTGATagacaaaatcacaaaatctGTAAGGCGTAATACAAACATTTAATCACTAAATTGCAGTAagttatgaaatataaaaccCACGATTCAATTCCCaatacataaatttcatttacaaGAGAAGATACAAATTTGTGAGTCCAATAACATATCAAATTCGCAAAATTCAGTCATCTATCAAAATCCTTGATCTGTAATAAGCAATTTAAAAATCACATGATTATAAGTAAATATTTACCGTTTGTGAAATTAGTGAATTGGACGTCAACAGAAACATTAGTCTCCATGGATTCAATGAAGATGGAAGATTTAATGAAGAATTACAGAGAGTGAATATCTGCGGAATTGAAGGAAGAATTACACAGATTGAAATAAGTAGAATGAAAGTAATGCAAGCGATTGAGAGAACTACAGAGATTGAAGGCGATTTTTTGCTTAAGATTTGATGTATTAACTactgaaattgaagaaagagaGGAGGAGGAAATACCGTGATCTACGTTTGGAGAGAATCTGCTAGAATGTTGGTTTCCAATTAGGAGGAAATACCGTGATCTACGTTTGGAGAGAATATGCTAGAATGTTGATTTCCAATTATAGCCTTTTgcattatttctaattttttttatttaaaaccaAGACTGCCACATGGCAGATTAAGGATGAATCTGGTTGAGAATCTAACGTGTTCTAATTAGTGGTacaatgtcattttaattagCATTGTCATTTTAGCAATTCCCTGGCTTTTTTACAaaaaacttcttcaatctccCCGCTCAATAATCTCTCCCCCCAATAATATcccaaatttgaataattttctcttttctttgtAGTTTTTGCGTGTGTTTGGCCCTATGAAAcagtttatattttgttttttttcgtttggtttaaaaaaatcatttggtttttttaggattttccgtgggatgaatttttttgaaaggagatcaaaatcatgtttttgtgattttgggataaaattggggcattttaaaacaaattagatCCTTTGaactcatttttaatgtagtgatctatattttgtaaaatatgtGTTCATTTTTGCACTTACTATAAAGgcaataaaatttttagtcaaaaatatctttttaaaaaaattatagttcactataaatgaaatatagccaatataagcatgcatcacaagGGGTTTAAACCcagggaatttttttttaaatattttttttctttgagaTAAAAAAACGGGGATTATAAGctcataaaaaattttttaaaatttaaatggaaTCGTCCCCCtaagcatttttttatttcactataTCATATATACATCCTATAATTTCCCTTTActtcataaaaatgaaaacaacattTATTTCACTAAAAACGTCATATGCACCTAATGCcccaatatacttcactaaaatgaaaaaaattggggCTATAAAGAATGTTgaattttacttcactatccCCACAATATACATCACTCTATAtgctaaattatttttccgaaataaaaaattttttaactataaataaaacttttcCCCGAAATATCAAACCTATTTCTTCactataaacaattttttcttattttaattgagtttttttttgtttgaatacTTCTTGGTTAACAACTTATTTCGTTgcgtacctttttttttagttcaatacaagttgaattatttttcccAACCTTTTTTgcagtttttgtttttttttggttggcTTTTAGGAATTGATTCacttttttagttgtttattttaatatgcaattaattagtttattttgttgaactatattttgttaaatatctttttgtgaaaaaaagagctattaaaaatcaattaaaaatctatatctatgaactacataaataaaaaatttgaacaaaatttaatgtaagttataaaaaacccaaaatataaataaacccGAATAGGTATTACAAAAAGGGTTTGAACCATGTTATGAACTATATCAGTTTTacaattgtttaatttaaatgcTGTTCCCCccttgtttattttttttttgtctttgtctttctttacttttatctGACTTAGAAAGATTATTTGGGTTTTccatcatataaaaaaaagtaaaaaatgattaataaccatttcaaaaaaaatatcttggACATAACAATattcaaacacaaaaagaTCACCCAATAACATGCAAAACACTTCATTTAAACCCTTAAAAACTTCCCGTAAGCACTTTTACTTCGAGATGAAAAACAGTCCCAATAACATGTATCACAAACCCTTTTAAACTAACCCCCGGGAAAACTTtgattcttcatttttctttctaagataaaaaaatttcatataaaatagATCCAAAAACTTCACTTttaaacacattttttcttaatttagttaaaaaaaacagTCCCCTAATAACATGGATCCAAAAACTTCACtctaatcataaaattttatcctttttaagcacattttacttaaAGAGATGAAAAACCCCGTCCCCtaataacatgcatcacaaatCTTCATTTTTAACCCTAAAAAAACTTCCCTTTTAAACCTTTTCTTCACtaagatgaaaaagaaatgcactataagcataatccaaaaaaaattttctttaacCATGGGAAAAACTTTTAAAGCCTTTTTCTTCCCGGGATGAAAAAGCGGATCACTTTAAAAACATGGATCACAAAACTTTCCTTTTAAAATCTTCCTTTAAGCactttcttatttaaaaagaaaaaaccccggggcctttttaaaaaaaaccgGGGTCAAAACACTTCCTCTAACCTGAAAACCCCCttaaacacatttttcttccgagatgaaaaaacatatcattgataacatgcatcacaaactTTTTCCCCTAACCATGAAATAACCTTCTGGGGTATTTTCTTTTGGAATTAAAAACCTGCACTTTAAAAATGGATAATTCACTTACTCCCAAAAATGGAATCTTTTTTCCGTTTTcatttgagatgaaaaaaaaaatcactataAGCCGAATCACAAACACTTCCTCTAAGCAGGATCAAAACACTTGAACTCTAACCATGGCCTTCTCCCCAAGgggtttttcttcttttagaTGAAAAACCCAGGGTCCATAAGGCGGGGCATCCGGCAACCTTCCCCAACCTGATATCTTCCTTTATGCAAATTTTATGCCCTCACAAACACTTAaatctaaccatggaatacttcactctaagcgcgttttacttcactaaaatgaaaaaacagtcactataagcatgaattacaaacacttcactctaaccatgaaatacttcactttaagccAATTTTACTTcacgaaatgaaaaaaatagtgcactatacgcagaatcacaaacacttcactctaagcatgtagtacttcactctaagcacattttaattcacgaaatgaaaaacaaaggtacaataagcatggatcacaaacacttcactctaaccatggttataaaagttctgaattttcacattcatttttaaaaatattttggttcGATCCGGATATatctcaaaatttgaattttcaaatcgATTTGGATTAAGCAAACCGAAATGCTTAACCatatagaaaatcaaataaaagcaAGATTAAAACGaccacaaatataaaaaatgattgaaaatagTTTTCAATCACCGTCTTCAACGTGACATGAACGTCGGAGGAAAACGTGATGGAGTTTGTCGATAAATGACAACACATCGCTGACAAGAATCTCCTCCTCATACTATTCCTAAACCCTACCAACCCTCCCTGACCGGAAACCTAATCAGCGCCTCATTCACATCCATGTACCTTGGTGGGGTCCACGACCTCCTCCCTATAATGGAAGAAGCCGTTTCCTGTGATTGACCGAAGATGATTGCATGGAGATGAGTTGGGTGGAATCCCTTCTCTTCTTTGCTAATTTGGATGACGACGAGGAATCGACTGAGGAGAATAGACAAGAGACGAGGAAATGAAATGTTCAAatgatatatatacattaaacTACTTTCACCCCTTTAGatactatttccttttaaatATCATCCATTGGATGAAAGCAGGAGGGTCCAGattaaaaaatcgaatttaatCCCGTCCCGCATTATTGGTCTAATTTCGTGCATTACCAGGGGATAATAGTAAACATAAACTGTTTGGAAACGGAAGGTCCGATAATTAAGCAAATTTGATAGACCTTTCACCTTCTCGCTCCTCTGTCATTCCATCCATCACACCACGATCAAAAACTTCCTCTCCTCTTCAACATCCGTCAAACCCTAGCCGCGCCTTTGAAAACCCTAGGACTTCCGCGACTTCGATGACACCGTGAAAAGGTTCGACCGGCGACGATTTCGAGTGTTGAATATCCCGTCGCAGTCTGCGCGCCTCGTCCACTGTCATATCGGTGTTCCATCCACGTACGCTTAAAAAGTTCCAATTTTTAGCgcgatttcttagataaaatgtgaaattgtGAGTATTAGATGTCGGGTTATGTAAAATTGGAAGTTCATTGTTGATTTGTTAGTGGTATGTGTTCGACAGAAGTTTTGGGGATGAAATCGACATGAAATTGGTTCGTAACGTTGTGTATGTTAGATTTGCAATGTCGAAGAGAGGCCGTCCATTCAAAAGCACCGACGCAATCCGAAGGTGAGATACGCCATGTGTATGAAATTGATTATGTGGTTGTCCttatttttgttcattatTGAACGTTTTCTATacattttttgattttattttatgcattaCAAGTCTATTGTCTCTCTGCTTATGCTCGTCGATGACCTGGTTCGTTACATTATTCAGTGACTTTTATGCATAATTTGATTGGAAGTGAACATTATTGATTTATGCGTTTAGTAGAAGGTCATGTGTTTGGAGGTGTCCATCTGATAACTTGTGAGTTTTACAAACTAGTGGGTTACTTAAATACCGATGATGCATTATTGAGTAGTAGTTGTACATTGTTAGTCTTTATTTGTGCGTTACATGTCCAGTCAACTCGTTATATTATTGCTTAAATTGGTGTACAATTGTGATACATTATTCATTTCAAAGGCGCATTATTATGTTGGTCGCACCATTCTTGATATATGTGTAGTAGTATTGATCATGTGGATGGAGATGTCCACTACGAGTAGTGAGGTTTAAGGACTAGGATGTTTGTTTTATACCATTTGATGCATTAATTATCGATTTGAACATTGTTAGCCTTTATTTGTGCATTACAAGTCTATTGCATATATGTTTTATTCGTTCATAAATTTGGGTCCATTGTTTTAACATTACTCAAACCATGTTGTGCATTGTTTTGTTGATCTCACCAATTAGTGAGCTATGGATCCAGATATCGGGCATTTCGATGGAATTGTGCATTTTTATCGTTAATTCCGCATTATACAACATTTTGGAACGTATTCCATCTCTCGGTGAATGTTGCTATAAGTCGTTTCCTTTTTTgcattaattagatatttatcTCGCATTATTCGGTTGGATACCAACATTATTGATGTTGGTTGCAAATCTTTAAGCATTATTCAAtacataatttgaattatttgtttggatttCATCATTATTGTTCTTTATTGCTGCT
The nucleotide sequence above comes from Salvia hispanica cultivar TCC Black 2014 chromosome 5, UniMelb_Shisp_WGS_1.0, whole genome shotgun sequence. Encoded proteins:
- the LOC125189718 gene encoding uncharacterized protein LOC125189718, whose translation is MVFSHGHINIFVPGRLSLSSFITKSLNHSTKWNDSLFISHPPPSLPALQSAAVAGGGFSLSLSPLFSPSRPTPHRRRLRSENGDASPPPRAATTTAVISRSPSRSGQPPPRRLLSPRAAPSPVAFPSECIAAAAAHAQAAAPASPPRRYYTAGQPPHTLLLLTPFSDNTTTTLYFPNQWMKVVILVVDSGIWNYLY